A region of the Microcoleus sp. AS-A8 genome:
AGTTGAAAAAAGATCGCTTGGATCAGCTACAGCCCCAAGCGAAATTTACGTTTGAATGGCTAGATTTAGCAAACCGCGATCGCATCCTTCAGCTATTTCCAGAACAGAGCTTTGATTATGTGATCAACCTCGCGGCTCAAGCCGGAGTCCGCTATTCCTTAGAAAATCCCTTTGCCTACGTAGACAGTAACATGTCCGGGTTTGTCAATTTGTTAGAAGGATGTCGTCAGACTCAAATCCAGCATCTCGTCTTTGCATCTTCCAGTTCTGTCTACGGTGTGAACACCAAAGTTCCGTTTGCCGTCACGGATAATGTCGATCATCCGATTTCCCTTTATGCCGCTACCAAGAAGGCCAATGAATTAATTGCTCATGTCTACAGTCACTTATACAATTTACCCGCGACCGGTCTGCGTTTCTTCACGGTTTACGGCCCTTGGGGACGCCCAGATATGGCTTATTTCAAATTTGTGAAAGCCATGCAAGAGGGTAAGGCGATCGATGTTTACAACTTTGGCAAAATGAAGCGTGATTTCACTTACATTGATGATGTGGTTGAAGGAGTGGTGCGAGTGATGTATAAACCGCCCCAAACTCCTATAAACAAAAGTGCCCATCTTCCTGAAGACGTGGCTAGCTTAGCTCCCTACAAGCTTTACAACATTGGTAACAATAACCCTGTCGAGTTAATGACCTTTATTGAAGTAATTGAACGGGCTTTAGGTAAAACAGTTGAGAAGAATTTCCTGCCTATGCAGCCTGGGGACGTTTTATCCACTTATGCAGATGTGGATGAATTAATTAAAGATGTGGGATTTAAACCCTCTACAACCATTGAGGAAGGGATTCATCGCTTCGTTCGGTGGTATCAAAACTACTACCTATAACAGGCTTCAGCTAACAATTATCTAAATGGCAGATGCCAAGAGGAGAGATTTTTTGTGGAATGGGCAGGATGCCCCTTTTCATGTATAGCATAAAGGCACCGGAGCGACCGCCGGAGCTCATACGAGGACTTTAGTGAGGATGAGGAGGTACCGGAGCTCATACGAGGAGGCACAAGGCAGAAGGGATGCATATGGACGGCTCAAGATTTCAGTATTTGGCGAGAGTCAAGAGTTGCCTTGGTGACCGCTATAAGTTAAATGCACGACAGGTTATTTAATTTGTGCACCCTAAAAGTAGGGCTGTCCTTTTCATAGGACAGCCCTCCAAGATGAAAAACAATAATTTATACCATCAGCAGATTGAACCTTACTGCAATAGCTTTTGTACCCAACCCAGATTAGCCGTATCCCGAATAATCAAGAAAATACCTAAACCGAGTAATAGCACCAATCCGGTTTGCATCACGTTTTGCTGAATTTCAGTAGGCAAAGGTTTACCCCTGATTCCCTCAATCAACAAAAACACAAGCTGACCTCCATCCAATGCGGGTAAAGGTAAGATATTAATGATTGCCAAGTTAATGCTAATGAGAGCGGCAAATTGGAAAAGATTTGCAGCATTTGAACGCGCAATATCTGCTCCAATCTCAACAATCTTGACCGGGCCCGAAACTTGCTCGGCGGTTTCGCCAAAGTTACTGATGAGTTGACCAAAGCCTTTCGCGGTCAAAATCACGACGCGCTGATATTCGTCGGCAGCGCTACTGAAAGCCTCCCCAATATTTTTGGCACGCTTACGCACCACGTCACCATTCGGGGCTAGCTGTACACCGATTTTACCTTTGCCATCTTGACCAAGTTCCGGCCTCAAGGCAATGGGAAGCGTTTGTTGGTTTCGCTGAATTGTTAGTCTCAGAGGTTTGTTGGGAGATTGTTGAATTTGCTTCATCAGGTAAGAGATAGCTTCCTGGTTCGCTCCCAACTCTTGCCCATTGACGGATAAAACAACATCCCCCGGTTGAATTCCCGCCTCTTTTGCCACGACACTGCTTTCTGCGACAACTTGCGGAACAAGAACACCAGGTTGGTAGTTAAAGTTAGTAAAGTCTGGGGTGCCAACGGTTGCGACTTGACCCACAAGTAGGAAGTAAGCAAACACCAAATTGGCAATCACACCCGCACTAATTACGATCGCACGGTCTAAAATCGGTCGGTTGCGGAGTAAATTCGGGTCATTCGGAGGAATTTCGCTATCCGGGTCATCATCAGGGAAACCCACGAACCCCCCTAAGGGAAACGCTCGAATGGCATACTCGGTTTGTGAACCCTGATACTTCCACAGAACGGGGCCAAAACCTAAGGAGAAACGATTGGCATAGATTCCTTGGAGACGAGCTGCCATAAAATGACCCAGCTCATGGACTAAAATCAGAACCGCCAGGACTGCGATCGCCGCCAAAATTGACATAATTAGGATTCAGTGTAACGAGAACTCACGTTTTTTCATTGTAAGGTCTGAAATCAATCGAGTGCCTGCGACCTTGGTCTTACAACACTTCTCTGCCTAGATAAGGTTGCAGCACGTCCGGAATTTTGACCGTGCCATCCGGTTGCTGATAATTCTCAAGTACCGCTGACATTGTGCGTCCTACAGCTAAGCCTGAGCCATTCAGAGTATGGACAAACTGAGTTCCTTTTTTCCCCGCTTCTTTAAAGCGAATATTACCTCGTCGCGCTTGGAAGTCCGTGCAATTGGAGCAACTGGAAATCTCACGATACTTGCCAGAAGAGGGCAACCAAACTTCCAAATCATAGGTTTTAGCAGAAGAGAAGCCCATATCCCCGCTACACAGTGCCACAACCCGATAGGGCAACTTTAAGGCTTCCAAAATCCCTGCCGCATTCTGTACGAGTTTTTCGAGTTCCTCGTAAGACGTACTGGGATGAACCAGCTTCACCAACTCGACTTTATTAAACTGATGCAATCGAATTAGCCCCTTAGTATCTCGCCCGTAGCTACCGGCTTCGCGGCGAAAGCAGGGGGTATAGGCACAGTGATAAATGGGTAGCTGGGATGCCTCTAAAACTTCATCTCGGTACAGATTGGTTAATGGGACTTCAGCCGTAGGAGCTAGCCATAAATCATCACTGTCGCACTTGAAGCTTTCTTCGGCAAATTTAGGTAACTGACCGGTCGCGGTTAGAGACTGGGTGTTGATCAGAATCGGGGGTATAACTTCCACATAACCACTGGCTGTCTGCTGGTCGAGCATAAAGCTAATCAGCGCTCTTTCCAAGGCAGCACCCGCACCCACTAAGCTCACAAAGCGGCTCTGAGCTACTTTCACCGCCCGCTCAAAATTGAGAATGCCCAGCTTTTCACCAATTTCCCAATGAGGGAGAATCTTGGCATCTTGGGGTGGAATGTATTCGTCACCCCAACGGCGCACTTCTACGTTTTCCTCTTCACTCTTGCCCATCGGTGTCGATTCACTCGGCAAGTTAGGGAGGGCGAGTAAGAGGGATTCGATCTGGGATTTCAAGTCTTTTTCCTGAGGTTCCAGTTCACTCAGTGAGGCTTTGACTTGGTTCCCTTCATCCCGTAACGCTTGCAGTTCAGGCGCGTCCGCAGGGGTTCCCGCTTTGATTTTTTGACCCATCTGTTTGCCAATTTCGTTGCTACGGGCTTGCAACTGAGTTCGGGAGGTTTCCAGTTCCCGTTGGCGCTGATTCAACTGGATAATCGGCTGGAGGTCATGTTGACCGGCACCACGCCGATTCAGTAGCTCTTGGACTGTTTGGGGATTTTCTCGAATTTGCTTTAGGTCAAGCACAGAGTTTCTCTACAATACCGGACGCGATCGCATACATGGCACATACTCTTTGCTTTTAGCAGCTCTTCAAGGAGGGCTTAAAGCGGCATGGAATAGTGCCACTCTACAGGATACAAGAGGAGCGCGATCGCATGATTCTCCCCAATCTGCCATAGTTTACCCTCAAAGTCCAATCGGTACAGCCTTTTCACCTTCATCCGGTTGGAGCTACTTACTCACGCGATTAAACAGCCACAGTGAAGCTACAATACCCGCAAAATGGGCTGTAATCGTGTTGACGTTCCCCTGTACAACAAATAAATCCAAGGGTTGCACATAACGACTGGGGTCAAGCACGGCTCCTTGCTGAGACAATGACTTGGTGAGGACGCTACCCACTACGGCTTGCGCTCCAAAAATAGTCAGCAACATTCCCACTAAATTGACAATCAATCCCAGCCTGATGGCTTGCAGAGTATCTGCTTTACTCGGTCGCCCCGTCTCTAGTAATTGTTTAGAAATCAGAGTGTAACGGAATGCAAAAAAAGCACCGATACCCAGCGCTACCAGACCACAAATTGCAAAAAAGATGCCGAATCCGGTTCCCTGGGTACTGGCTTGAGCCGCTGTATTTCTGCTGAAGGCTAGAGAAAGCAGCAAAATAATGGCTGAAATGACGCCTAGAACGACCTGGAGCCAGAAAGAAATCCAGCCAATAGTGCGGAGTGTAAAGACAATTCGCTGAGCAGATGGAGGGATTGAAGACGTGTCTGGCTTTTCTCGCATCGGAGCTGGAACCTTGAGTGATAACCTAACTTCATTGTATTTTCTCGCAACAGCTGACTAAATATAGGGTGGGTTTTTTGCGGCTACTAGGACTTACGCCTTTTTGGTATTCATACAGTAAGGGCAAGATAGCCTTTGTTTCTACAGGTAGCAGATAGAGTACCCTTTGGCGTATGTCCGTTGCTCTAGCCCTCCCCAGTTCTGCATGGGCTCAGCTGGTTAGACTGCTATAAGTTTTTTATGGCTTTTTGTGAAGAATTGATAAAATATTCTTGACTTTGTTGCGGATTTTAAATAAACGCAAGTAAGATTCACACAGAGTAATACACGTCATACGGTGGTATTACACTTGAGCCAGCGCATCAAGTAAAGCCTTAGACTGGCGCTCAACCCGTTCTATGTCAGTAGGGCAGCCTGCCTGGTTGCTTGAGTTCTGGGGCAGCTTACAAACACCAGGGTGATCTGAAATTGACCGACTGCCTGCCCGGAAATTAGCGATTGGTTAGCACACCTTGAGAGCATCCTTAAATTGGGGACTTGCCTTTTGCCATTCACTAGAAGGGGCTCTCGCAATTCGTTCAGATTAGGGTGCCTATAAGGGCTACAAAACCGAATAAATTGCTGATTTCGGATAAAAACAGTTAAATTTCGAGAACTTTTAATTCCAGCAGCTCGTCTAGTTAATCAAGTATAGGTATGGGACAGCAACCCCAACGCCTCCTGTGGCTCCCTATTTCTTCGCAGCCTGATCGAAGAGGAACAGAACGATGGAGCGTATAAGACCCAATTTCCAGCAGCGTTTATCCTACCTAGGGTGTGCTATTGCATTGGTCTTGACTTTGTCAGCCTATAGAAGCAGTTTTGGGACGACTCCCTTATCGGCAGCACAGAGCCACTGGCAGGCGATCGCAGCGGCAAATCCAGAGATTTTAGTGAGCCGCTACAGCGATCATGCTGTTTTAGAGCGGTCCTATGGGGTTTCAGATGTAGACAAAGTTTACCAGGGTCAGTCGATTTACGAAGCTTGGTTGGAATTTTTTGAGCAGTACCAGATTCAAGATTTCCGGGTAATCACACAAAAACAAAGCAATCATGGTGTTGAAGCTGACATTCAGATCACGGCCAAGTCCAGCCGGGGGGTGATTGTTGTTTTATCCATGTCATACCAGGTGCAATTTGATTCAACTGGCAAGATTATCAAAGAAGTTTGGCAAGCTGGTTCTGAAGTAAGTGTGTAGCTACAAGAGGTTGAAATTTTTGTTGCATACAAGGATTTTGGCTGGTTCAAGACACATTGAATGGCTCTGGGCACGGATTAAGCCGCTCAAAGACATCAAAGTGTTACTAAAGTAAAGTGGTCGCTTTACAGCGGCTCATAGATTCTGAGCCATCGGGCGACGCCAGCTCATTACCCCACCTAAAAGAGGCTTTACTGATGAATAGTCTTGTATTTCCAGTAGAATAATTACTGTTTGGCGTAGGAAAACGGCTAACGTCTTTACGACCTATCCCTTCACAAGCTTGACTTGGGTAAAGTAATGCAAAACAAAAGTATGCGGAATATACACCCATAAGTCAGTAGAAAAGAATAATGCTTTCAGCCTGAGGTCAACTTAGGCTTGGAAGGGAAGGAGAAAGTCTACCAGGTCAAGCTACCTTAGGAATCGCTCAGGTGCTTATGGTAGGAGCTTTTAGCGACTTCGCTAAAATTAGTGGTGATTATCCGCTGGGTTGCATCTAAAGTTACCGCATCAACGAGTAAAGTACAGGCTCCTCTAGGCTTTGCTATAAAAGTGTGAGGTTAGTTTACTGGCTCTTATTTGCTCGTTTTTGCCAGACATGCGTGTGCATGTGTGAGTTTTCAGGGGTATCGAAACCGTCGTTAGTTTCAGGAAAACTCTCCCATTCAAAGCCGGTTGGCTGGGATATTCAGCGAGCTATGCAGATGAAATTTGAGGATATCTATCAGTTTTTTCGAGACCCTCCTCCTAACTATCTCAACAAAGAATTAGCTGTATGTTACGTTTTGTTCATTTTGTTGCAAGGGGAATCCTATGGAACACAGTTGATCCAGCAATTAGAACAGGAACACCCAACCTATCGACTCTCTGATACTGTTCTCTACAGTGCACTTAAGTTTCTTGAAGATTCAGGAGCCATTTCAGGGTACTGGAAAAAAGTAGAAGGACGAGGACGCCCCCGCAGGATGTATCAAATCCGCCCGGAATGGCGAGACCAAGCCCATGAACTTGCCAATTTCTGGCGAAGTTACATGACAGCAGACAGCCAAGCCATGTAACGGCTTGAAGCCCTTTGTTGGAGAATTGGTTAGATCCGGGGCAGCCGGCGAGGAAGAAATTAGCAAAAATGATAGGGTAGGCACGGCTAAGAACCAGGGAAAGAAGAGTCAAGCTCTTCCAGGCGCTCAATGCCTGAAAAATGCGAACTGTGCCAGCCCTAGGGTGCACAATGTGCATTGAATTCCTCGAAAATCTTCCTCGCTGAAGCACGCTTTACCCACTCAGGGCTAGTGAGGGAAGACGCCGCTTAAGCGTTAGTGCTTTGGGGTTACTCGCCAGAGGCGGGGGCAATAATAGCGCACACGCCAACGGGGTATTCTCTTTGCGCCAGCAGCGTGCCGTTGCGTCGCGCACGATCATTCGTGTTAGCTTTCTTCGGCGCGTCAGCGCTAGCGTGCCGTTGCATCGCTATGGCTAACCAATCAGGCGTCACAAATTGTAAAGTAGGAGCATAACGATACATGTCTTAATCAAAAGTCAGTGAATACCACCGTTCTTTCTTCAACATTCCTGCTGACGCTATTGTTGGCAGTCGGTCTATTTTTCTTTATCCGAGCTTCTGTCAAGGATAGAACCGAACAAGTGCGATTGATTGCCCAAGAACCAGAAGAATCACTGCTGACGCGGTTGCAGCAATATTTTGACCAGAGAGCCTACCGGGTAGCCGCCATTGATGCCGTCACCCATCAAGTCACGTTCCAAGGGTTTGTTCGACCCAGTTGGTTTCTCGCCATCTTTTTAACATTGCTAGCTGCCTGTGGCATTTTGTGTTTATCCCTGGTTCTCTCGTTGTTGTACCCAACACTCACTTATCCTTTTTTTGCGCTGGTTCTTTTAGCCCCAGTTGCTGGAGTTTTTTATTGGAAAAAAGCAGGGCGCAGTGAGCAGGTTTTTTTAACCGTGGAGGCTGTACCCACTGAAAACACGGGTTCGCAAAGTCTCCTGACTGTTACAGCCCATCGTGATGAAGTGCATGAGTTGAAACAGGCTTTAAAACTCAAAACCTTGGCTTAAAGACTGAAGTCTGAAGTCTCAAAACGTCCTACTTTAAAGCTTGGCAGGAGATTTAAAGATTAACCCTACTCAAACGCAAAGGCTTGAGTAGGGTTAAGTAAAAACGCCTGTTATCGAGTTTTACCGATAAGATCTCAGCGACTAGAGACCGCGACAGCAGTCTTTTCTTCGGGAGAATCTAGTATCCGCAAACTGGGAAACAGAAAATGATTTTCTTCGACGTATTGAGCACCAAATAATCCTTTTTCTGCCCAGAAATAACGGTCTGTAGTATGTTCGTTTCGCTTCACGAGTATTAAAGCGGGTGGAACTATCCCTTTAACTTGAATAAACTTTCGTGCTGCTGTGACCGGTTTATCTTCGCCGCTTTCGAGATTATACTGAGGCACATGCTCCAGAATCTTACGCCCTTCCTGGCGGCGGCGACTTTTGCGCTTGCGTCTTCTTGCCAACCTCTTTACCTCCTCTTTATGCTGACAGTTGTAATGTTAGTTACAAAAGCCGTCGAAAGTATATCGGCTTGAGTTCAAAATATCAACTTCTATTTACAGATTGATACAAAAAGTCCAAATTTTCTCGAAAATAAGGGTCAAGATCAAGAAATGAGGAGGTTTTCTGAGAAAAGTCGATACAATTATTAATGTTTATTAATAAAATGAGTCTGCGGAGCTCCCTTCATCTGAGGTGAGCCAGCGGAGAGTTTATAGTCAGATTGAGGGTAGGTTCGACATTATAGAGAAAGGGCGAGTGGTAGTTTCCAGGGAAGAGCGCTGTCAAAGATTAATCATCCTAACCTCATGTTCATTCCTGCCAGTTCAGAATTTGTCACGTTATGTAAATCACAAGTGGCAGTGTTAACTCAAGGGCTAGGTGCCGCGTTGAGTGCCGTGTATTTAACAGAAGAACTGATCGAGGGCAACCAGCCTAAGCTGATTCCCATCGTGATTTATCCAGAAACAACGGGGGTTTGGGAAGAAAATCATCCAGAGTTGGTGCTGCCTGAACTGCGGGGTAAGATGACAATGATTCCCCGATTATCTCAAGCCCTGCCAAAGTTGCTCCCTCAAGTCTCTGATTATGACCAGACGGTAGATTCAACCTCACCTGACCGAGCTGAGAATTTTTTACAGCGACAGCGCCAAGTTGTTCTGCCCCTGATCCATGAAGGGGTCGTGATGGGGTTGTTGGTGACAGGTCGTGAAGACCGACCGTGGAATGATAAAGAATTGGCGACGATTGAACGAATTGCTCGAACATTGTCGATCGCCTACATCATGGATCAGCGTCGAGCTTGGTTCGAGCAGCAATTGACTCAAGCCAGTCGCCTAAAAGCCCAACAGCGCGATCGCCTCGATGACCTGCTGCATCAACTTCGCAATCCTCTAACCGCTTTAAGAACATTTGGCAAGCTGCTATTCAAGCGGCTGCTGCCTGGAGATAGAAACCGCGATTTAGCATCCAGTATTTTGCGAGAGAGCGATCGCCTCCAAGAATTACTCAAAGAATTCGATACCTATCTAGACGCCAATGAAATCGAGCAACCGCCCCTGTTGTTGCCAGCCGCAGCACAACCTGAAGCGTCCCCTCGACTAGGGACTGGCCATTGGCGCAGGGTAACTGGAGAAGAATCTTCCCCATCCTTAATCCCCCTTTCCATCGCAGCCGTCTTAGAACCGCTGATCGATACCGCCAAGGCGATCGCCCAAGAGCGCAATCTGTTCCTTTGTTCCGAAATCCCCAGCGACTTACCGTTAGTCCGGGGTAATCCTAAGGGGTTGCGCGAGGTGTTAAGCAATCTCATCGACAATGCCTTGAAATACACCCCAGCAGGGGGAAAAATTGATATCCGAGTTGATGTTTTGGCTCAAACGCCTCACCGCCAAACCTGGGCTGTTGGTACGGACGAGGATTTACCTCTTACAGGGGATGGCGTTACCCAGTCAATACGCACAGGCACCGCGCATCCCGAACAGCGTTTAGCCATTATGATTAGTGACACCGGCCCCGGCATTCCGCCCCAAGACTTAGAACATCTGTTTGAGCGGCATTATCGGGGTGTTCAGGCAGCAACCGCAATTCCTGGTAGTGGTTTGGGCTTAGCGATCGCCAAAGAACTGATCGAACAAATGCAGGGTGACATAGAAGTATATAGCCCAGCACAACAGGTCTGGGCTATACAAAGTTGGGAATCACAAAAGAATCAGAATCAAAATCAGCCAGCACGGGGAACAACCTTTGTCGTCTGGTTGTCTATCGCAAACAAATAGAACACATTGCATTTTGGGATTGGAGAGTAGGAACTGGGAAGATGATTCAGCTATAGAGCTGTTTATCTTCCCTTTCCATCACCAGTCCCTTATTTGGCGGTGACCGTCAAGGGAGCGTTTAATTTCAGATTCATGTCCGTATTGGGTTGAATGGCGATCAGATCGATGCTGTTACGGCCTAAGAAGGTTTGGATCAGGTTGATGACAACACCCGCACCACCGCCGATCAAGAGTTCTTCCGTGGCAATTGCCCGATCACCAGTAACGGCAGAGATCGCAGCCGCAGCGGCTGTACCCAAAGCAGCATTCTTCACAAGATTGCCCACATTAACACCCTTACGCACGGTTTCAGTTGTGGTAATTACATCAGAAGAAGCGTTAATAGTTTTTTCTTGACCGTTGATCACGACCTTCTGTGCCACGAACTGGCTACCCCCTTGGTCTTTAACCGGACGTAATTCACCAATTACATCACTGCCAGCAGGAATCAGGACTCTACCGTCAGAGGTGGTGATATTAGCCGCTACCTTCACCGTCAAGGGTACAGTTTCGTCTTTGGTGACGAGAATTTTGTCTGCTTTAGCATACGTTACAGGAATAGTTGTTCCTGCGGGAATTGTGACATCCGTTGCTACTTGCGGTGCATTAACGATGTAAGGGGAATTGATAGCTTGCACGTCTCCTGAGCTAACAAGTGCTTGGTAGAGGAAAGCGGCTACCTCAGCTCTGGTTGCGTTCCGAACAGGATTAAGCGTCTTGAGGTTAGGATAGTTCACCACAATACTTCTTTCTGTCGCGGCGGCGATGGGAGAGCGAGCAAAGTTAGAAATGCTTGAGCTGTCGTTGTAGTAACCCAGAACGGTGGATACGGCCTGAGTGGGGGTGTAATTCAATCCATTCGCTAGCGACGTTAAGACTTGTTCACGAGGAATATTCTGTTCCGGTCTGAAGATGTTACCGGGATAACCGGCTAAAAATCCAGTGGTGTAAGCGTCCTGAATTGCAGTGTAAGCCCAGTAGCGTGAGGGTACATCAGCGAAGTTAATCGCATTGCGAACTTTACCCTTATTAAACTCATTATTCGCTTTCCGCATCATCGCAGCGAATTGAGCTCTAGTCACTGGGGAATCGGGTCGGAATGAGCCATCTGGGAATCCAGCGATGATATCCCGCTGCGCTAGTGCTGAAATAAAATCCCGTGCCCAATAGCTGGATGAAACATCCGAAAAAGAGGTGGTTTGGGCAAAAGAAGGGGCCGCTGCCATGAAAGGCGCTACAGCTCCAGCGACGATTCCCAGAGCTAAAAAGGCGGCGGTTCCTGATTGCCAACGAGATAAGTTAGACATGTGAGGCGTTCTCCAAATTAGTTTGTTCTGTTGAGAAAATAGACCTGAGAAAGCGATAAATGTTCCTAGAACTTGCCAACTATAAAGTTTTGATGAATTAAACAGCAATATGCTCAATTTCGCTGTTTTTTAGCTGAACCATTTATGAAGTTCTTCATGATCAAAGACGCCTAATCCGTTAATTAGTTGCCTTCTAAGAAAAATGGGTTCTTGTGTGCAGGCATCGCGCTAGCGCATCAGAATATTAGATTAGGGGTCGCGAGTGGTTACCCTAATCCAATCCCCAGCCTCTAGCTTTCGTCCTTAGATGAACAAGGATGAAGATACCGAGGTGGGTGTATAGCTAGCCTCAAGGGTTAGGTTTGTTGGTCAATCCAGCGACGGTAAAGTTTTTGAATGGCTTTGAGGACGTTGTTTTGACGTGACTTAGGTGTGGTTCCACTATCGGGGTCAAGCAGTTGCAAGCGAGTTAAAAGTTTCGCTTCCTCTGTGGCTACCTCGCCATCGCTATAGATTAAGGCGCTCAGGGATTCAATCAGGCGCTGATAATCTTCTGAACTTGGGCGATCACCTAAATATTCTTTCATCCAGGCATAACACTCATCCGGTAAAACCGCCCTGAGTTCATACAATAGCGGCTGAATCTCCGGGTCATCAGCTACTCCTGTTTCTTTGGCAACTCGCTGAAGATACTCCCGCTCCTCTTGCTGAATTTTGCCATCAATCCAAGCTGCACCGATGAGAATCTTGACGAGCTGTTTGACCGTCGAGTTGGTGGGCATGATATTTTCCTCTGACTATCTGCCCCTCTATCTTAGGTAGGGGTTTGGAGCAGCAATAGTCTCTACCCTATACATTTTTTTTATCTCCCCTTCTCTTTTGCCGATTTTTCCGAAAATACAACGGGGTGCTGGTCAGTAATTTCTGCCATCCTGCACTAGTAATAAACCTTCTGTCCTCGTATGAGCTCCGGTTTGCCCTTTGCCCTTTGCCTTCTGCTGTAAGTGCCCGTGAACGGCTCCTCATTGACAACGTGCAAGCTGCACCATGAAGAAGCCATCCATCTGGTATCGGTGAGGCCACACTTTAAGCCAGCCTTGAGGTGTTGAGAAGGCCGTTAACGCTGAATCAGTTGCGGGTGGTCTAATTTGCCATTCAGAATGACGCTCTAGAAAGGATTGAATCACCCCTTCGTTTTCCAGGGGATGTAAGGTACAGGTGGCATAAACCAAAATGCCCTCAGGCTTAACCCAAGTCGCGGCTTGTTCTAAAAGTTCTCCTTGCAGAACCGAAAGTTCCTGTACGGTGGCAGGTGTGATGCGCCAGCGGATATCAGGGCGTCGGTGTAGCGTGCCTAACCCCGAACAAGGGGCATCGAGTAAAACGCGATCTGCTGCATGGGTGAAT
Encoded here:
- a CDS encoding TerB family tellurite resistance protein, translated to MPTNSTVKQLVKILIGAAWIDGKIQQEEREYLQRVAKETGVADDPEIQPLLYELRAVLPDECYAWMKEYLGDRPSSEDYQRLIESLSALIYSDGEVATEEAKLLTRLQLLDPDSGTTPKSRQNNVLKAIQKLYRRWIDQQT